One window of Alkaliphilus metalliredigens QYMF genomic DNA carries:
- a CDS encoding baseplate J/gp47 family protein, giving the protein MPSFGLGAKGFKRKKYNDIIESMNTRARNLFGEDVNVSPRSPLGLFFRVISWSVAILWQLAEKVYFSGYVDTAEGNQLDYVGKYIGIERRLAQLSEGELTITGDASTIVPQGFVVETNDGIQFQTIEEATIDGAGEVTVPIQAIVAGIESNVPANTITEITNPTEGIDEVTNTAPTTNGRNPELDQEFKERYAISVSRGGASTLDSIRASLLELDGVRASLVVENNTMITDADDRPPKSIECYVLGGNSEDVGKSILDTKAAGIESFGEETVTVNDDSGNPHDIKFTYADVVDIYSNISITKNDKYPTNGDDLVRTELIKFIGGLDEDSNVYTGLGMGQDVVYTRLIKVIYRIDGIDDVDLEIGVDGINYSVNNIVIAQAEVAEIDYTKVVVTSA; this is encoded by the coding sequence TTGCCTAGTTTTGGATTAGGGGCTAAAGGATTTAAAAGAAAGAAATACAATGACATAATTGAAAGCATGAACACTAGAGCAAGAAACCTGTTCGGTGAAGATGTAAATGTTAGTCCCAGAAGTCCATTGGGGCTATTTTTTCGAGTAATTTCATGGAGTGTAGCTATATTATGGCAACTTGCTGAGAAGGTTTACTTTAGTGGTTATGTGGATACAGCAGAAGGGAATCAACTTGATTATGTAGGAAAGTATATTGGCATTGAGAGGAGATTGGCCCAACTGTCGGAAGGTGAACTTACGATTACCGGTGACGCAAGTACTATTGTGCCCCAGGGCTTTGTTGTGGAAACTAATGATGGTATACAGTTTCAAACTATAGAGGAAGCAACAATCGATGGAGCTGGTGAAGTAACAGTGCCTATACAAGCAATTGTAGCAGGTATAGAAAGCAATGTACCAGCTAATACGATTACAGAGATTACAAACCCTACAGAAGGCATCGATGAAGTAACTAATACTGCTCCTACAACAAATGGTAGAAACCCAGAATTAGATCAAGAGTTTAAGGAAAGATATGCTATATCTGTTAGTCGTGGTGGTGCCAGTACATTAGATAGTATTAGAGCTAGTTTACTTGAATTAGATGGAGTCAGAGCATCTCTAGTGGTAGAGAACAACACAATGATTACTGATGCTGATGATAGACCTCCTAAGAGTATAGAGTGCTATGTTTTGGGTGGTAATAGTGAAGATGTAGGTAAATCTATATTAGATACTAAAGCAGCTGGTATAGAAAGCTTTGGTGAAGAAACAGTAACCGTAAATGATGATTCAGGAAATCCACATGATATTAAATTTACTTATGCGGATGTAGTAGATATTTACAGTAACATTAGCATTACTAAAAATGATAAATATCCCACCAATGGGGACGATCTTGTTAGAACTGAATTGATAAAATTCATCGGCGGACTTGATGAAGATTCTAATGTTTACACAGGCTTGGGTATGGGTCAAGATGTTGTCTATACTAGGCTAATTAAAGTTATCTATCGTATAGATGGCATTGATGATGTAGACCTGGAAATAGGGGTAGATGGTATAAACTATAGTGTCAATAATATTGTCATAGCACAGGCAGAAGTAGCTGAAATTGATTACACCAAGGTGGTGGTTACTAGTGCTTAA
- a CDS encoding GDSL-type esterase/lipase family protein yields MKKLMISFVIGILLVSVTACGNKTLEKDIEVVFEKSVFMGDSITEGFVFNEILPRESVIAGAGTTAGFIYDDIDELVEKKPDNVFIMLGSIDILMPVDDPKELFRNDLTILINKIKEELPDSKIFLQSITPATQEALEKEPRYERIEEYNEIVKVVVDELSVNYVDIRELVHENPDLYAEDGIHFKKEFYQLWLEKLSKLM; encoded by the coding sequence ATGAAAAAATTAATGATTAGTTTTGTGATTGGTATTCTACTGGTTAGTGTAACTGCCTGCGGGAATAAGACCTTAGAAAAGGATATTGAAGTTGTATTTGAAAAAAGTGTATTTATGGGTGATTCCATTACCGAAGGATTTGTTTTCAATGAAATACTACCGAGAGAATCTGTAATAGCTGGGGCAGGAACTACAGCTGGTTTTATTTATGATGATATTGATGAATTGGTGGAAAAGAAACCAGATAATGTTTTTATCATGTTGGGATCAATTGATATTTTAATGCCGGTGGATGATCCTAAAGAACTATTCAGAAATGATTTAACGATATTGATTAACAAGATAAAAGAAGAGCTACCTGATAGTAAAATATTTCTTCAATCCATAACACCTGCAACCCAGGAGGCATTAGAGAAAGAACCCCGGTATGAAAGAATAGAGGAATATAATGAGATTGTAAAAGTGGTAGTGGACGAATTGTCAGTCAACTATGTAGACATAAGGGAATTGGTACACGAAAACCCAGATTTATATGCTGAAGATGGTATTCATTTTAAAAAAGAATTTTATCAGCTGTGGCTAGAGAAGCTTTCTAAATTAATGTAA
- a CDS encoding DUF3383 family protein, whose translation MKKDFVVNISKLTAAIKQRGFGLILVLDTSKDHPYTLYNDIQGVADDYAVTDDAYKIASRIFGQNPAPQQVAIFGKEYDSEIGEPADLVTALNELVNVNNDWFALTCTENANAEVIALSGWIDTQEKMYFTTTQDLSLPAQIESEQTTVMFHHSPEAYVAEGLAAYMLVRMIGGVTAKFRSISGVLASEITATELAQLHDDNGFSYIRKMGVLQTTEGKTTSGEYIDVVLGAFFLQFKMEEESALLAVNTEKIAYDNVGIASLVSVAEKVLKLGVTQGIILRDDDDNGVFQINYVKREDTPTNDIANRVYNGVSWSADLAGAIHEGTISGVLKY comes from the coding sequence ATGAAGAAAGACTTTGTAGTTAATATAAGCAAGTTGACAGCTGCAATCAAACAAAGAGGCTTTGGATTAATTCTTGTTCTAGACACCTCGAAGGATCATCCATACACCCTGTATAATGACATACAAGGTGTGGCGGATGACTATGCTGTTACAGATGATGCCTACAAGATTGCAAGTAGGATATTTGGACAAAACCCAGCGCCTCAGCAAGTAGCTATATTTGGCAAAGAGTATGACAGTGAAATAGGTGAACCAGCTGATTTAGTCACAGCATTAAACGAGCTGGTAAATGTTAATAATGATTGGTTTGCATTAACCTGTACGGAGAATGCAAATGCCGAAGTTATTGCATTGAGTGGATGGATCGACACTCAAGAAAAAATGTATTTTACTACGACTCAGGACCTTAGTTTACCAGCACAAATCGAGTCTGAGCAAACAACAGTAATGTTCCATCACAGCCCTGAAGCTTATGTTGCAGAAGGTTTGGCAGCTTATATGCTTGTTAGAATGATAGGTGGAGTTACTGCAAAATTTAGAAGTATTTCAGGCGTATTGGCATCAGAAATAACGGCCACTGAATTAGCTCAATTGCACGATGACAACGGATTCTCCTACATTAGAAAAATGGGAGTGCTACAGACTACCGAAGGAAAAACAACATCAGGTGAGTACATTGATGTAGTCCTGGGCGCATTCTTCTTGCAATTTAAAATGGAAGAAGAAAGTGCTTTACTTGCTGTTAACACAGAAAAGATTGCTTATGATAATGTTGGCATTGCTTCATTGGTATCTGTAGCTGAAAAGGTATTAAAACTTGGAGTAACACAGGGTATCATTTTACGGGATGATGATGATAATGGAGTTTTTCAAATCAATTACGTTAAACGTGAAGACACTCCTACAAATGATATCGCAAATCGAGTTTATAATGGTGTATCTTGGAGTGCAGACCTTGCAGGGGCTATCCATGAGGGAACTATTAGCGGTGTATTAAAGTACTAG
- a CDS encoding DUF4054 domain-containing protein gives METTVERVRAIASHLGGLPDSTIEIYIEDAKLEMNSMEFKASFKEKIMRYLTAHYATLDNPKIKSEKVDGLGAIAFSDSTSGKEGLKSTEYGQEVLRLLKKSNLSMLVTS, from the coding sequence ATGGAAACAACTGTAGAAAGGGTACGGGCAATAGCCTCTCATTTGGGAGGCTTGCCTGATTCTACTATTGAGATCTACATCGAAGATGCAAAGTTAGAAATGAACAGCATGGAATTCAAGGCATCCTTCAAAGAAAAAATCATGAGATATCTAACGGCGCATTATGCCACATTAGACAATCCAAAAATAAAATCAGAGAAGGTGGATGGCCTTGGGGCAATTGCTTTCTCTGATTCAACTTCTGGAAAAGAAGGTTTGAAATCTACTGAATATGGACAAGAGGTGCTAAGATTACTGAAAAAAAGCAATTTAAGCATGCTCGTTACTTCATAG
- a CDS encoding phage tail tape measure protein yields MSLRSLIFDVAFNGNASAVVQMDDATNELRETAMGATENIEGMDSATDELGRTTMGAGKVIEENWKKITLAAGATGLAIEKMARQQAELTTATRGLAVTTDMTEKEIRTMVGSLTDHTFATEDALAGMDRLQQSGYNTQSQFESLLPVFDTFADATGKDMVSGIDFFDRTLSALDIPLTEAEEHLDTMTWLITQTTVGMGEMGQLMRREAPTLRAMGLNVDEIAIAMAGLEAEGIRGPRAVSGFQNALKDAEGDIERFWKELGVSQEVLENQSERLLEAEGLTQALADANNSGDTAMQKLTSAAEQLAYQYGPLIELSSSLVPLLLAAGPAAKIASAAFAVLATPVGAVGGAVAVLGVGVWQLWRNWDAVTERSGDAMDWLLDKSDNVVNGTIDKFAELGSRASAYVNDMASDIIDSIMSYPPLQAVNEVWDETLAYLNGIDLREVGSDIVQGLINGITSMGSDAAQAARDVASGIGNSVKSFFGINSDSKLMIEYGGNIVGGLETGIDSSIPNTTKSMERMTDRALSGAVTNNSKMTFSPNVKIEVGNGTNARQAANELEREFNSLMDRYAKKLSLRNPALTEA; encoded by the coding sequence ATGAGTCTCAGGAGTTTAATTTTTGATGTTGCATTCAACGGGAATGCGAGCGCTGTTGTACAGATGGATGATGCTACCAATGAGTTAAGAGAAACTGCCATGGGAGCAACCGAAAACATCGAAGGCATGGATTCAGCAACTGATGAACTAGGAAGAACTACAATGGGTGCAGGGAAGGTAATAGAAGAGAATTGGAAGAAGATTACTTTGGCAGCAGGAGCTACAGGATTAGCTATTGAAAAAATGGCCAGACAACAAGCTGAATTGACTACTGCTACTAGAGGATTAGCTGTCACAACAGATATGACAGAAAAGGAAATAAGAACAATGGTTGGTTCACTAACTGATCATACTTTTGCAACTGAGGATGCTCTAGCTGGAATGGACAGGCTTCAACAGTCTGGTTATAACACGCAAAGCCAATTCGAAAGTTTATTGCCTGTGTTTGATACATTTGCAGACGCGACGGGAAAGGATATGGTTTCTGGTATAGACTTCTTTGATCGTACGCTGTCAGCTTTGGATATACCACTGACTGAAGCAGAAGAACATCTTGATACAATGACTTGGCTTATTACTCAAACTACCGTAGGGATGGGCGAGATGGGACAATTAATGAGAAGGGAAGCTCCGACGTTAAGAGCCATGGGATTAAATGTAGATGAAATAGCAATTGCTATGGCAGGATTAGAGGCAGAAGGCATCAGGGGTCCTAGAGCGGTATCTGGATTTCAAAATGCTTTAAAAGATGCCGAAGGCGATATAGAGAGGTTTTGGAAAGAACTAGGCGTGTCACAAGAAGTATTAGAGAATCAAAGTGAAAGACTGTTAGAGGCTGAGGGATTGACGCAAGCTTTAGCAGACGCCAATAACTCTGGTGATACAGCTATGCAAAAATTAACCAGTGCAGCAGAACAATTGGCCTATCAATACGGACCATTGATTGAGCTATCAAGTAGTTTGGTACCCTTATTGCTAGCAGCGGGACCAGCAGCAAAAATAGCTAGTGCAGCATTTGCGGTTTTAGCGACTCCGGTAGGAGCTGTAGGCGGCGCAGTAGCAGTTTTGGGCGTTGGTGTATGGCAACTATGGAGGAACTGGGATGCAGTTACTGAAAGGTCTGGCGATGCCATGGATTGGTTATTAGATAAATCGGATAATGTAGTGAATGGTACAATTGATAAATTTGCTGAACTTGGAAGTAGAGCGAGCGCCTATGTAAATGATATGGCAAGCGACATCATAGATTCTATAATGAGCTATCCACCATTACAAGCTGTAAATGAGGTATGGGATGAGACCCTAGCATATTTGAATGGGATTGATCTTCGTGAAGTAGGATCTGACATTGTACAGGGCTTAATCAATGGTATAACAAGTATGGGTTCGGATGCAGCACAAGCAGCCAGGGATGTAGCGAGTGGTATAGGCAATTCAGTAAAGAGCTTCTTCGGTATTAATTCAGACTCAAAGCTCATGATCGAATATGGAGGGAATATAGTAGGGGGATTAGAAACAGGAATCGATTCCTCTATTCCAAACACAACAAAGTCTATGGAACGCATGACAGACAGAGCATTGAGTGGAGCAGTAACAAACAACTCTAAAATGACATTTAGCCCTAATGTCAAGATAGAAGTGGGAAATGGTACAAATGCTAGGCAAGCAGCAAATGAATTAGAAAGAGAATTTAATTCTCTTATGGATAGATATGCTAAGAAATTAAGCCTGAGGAATCCTGCATTAACAGAGGCATAG
- a CDS encoding XkdX family protein codes for MFNRVKEYYETGLWSIDRVFNVVGKAISEEEYQEITGFLYPAKS; via the coding sequence ATGTTTAATAGAGTAAAAGAGTATTACGAAACAGGACTATGGAGTATTGACAGAGTTTTTAATGTAGTAGGTAAGGCAATTTCAGAAGAAGAATATCAAGAAATAACGGGATTTTTATATCCTGCTAAGTCATAA
- a CDS encoding DUF2634 domain-containing protein, whose amino-acid sequence MMKTFKIVDDDIVFDGQNNIVMVEGKDEEIQSINRVFTTRLNEFFLEPEHGFDYSVLQTKQVDEEQIRLAVIEAANQDPRVQEVEELNIIVERKSRKVTIDFKVKMQSGELLEGQEVLDIA is encoded by the coding sequence ATGATGAAAACCTTTAAAATAGTTGATGACGATATTGTTTTTGATGGACAGAACAACATTGTAATGGTAGAAGGCAAAGATGAAGAAATTCAAAGTATAAATAGGGTTTTCACAACCAGGCTTAATGAATTTTTTTTAGAACCAGAGCATGGCTTTGACTATTCTGTTTTGCAGACAAAGCAAGTGGATGAAGAACAAATAAGGTTAGCGGTTATTGAAGCAGCTAATCAAGACCCAAGAGTCCAGGAGGTAGAAGAGTTAAACATTATAGTTGAAAGAAAAAGCAGAAAGGTCACGATTGACTTTAAAGTTAAAATGCAATCAGGGGAACTCTTAGAAGGTCAGGAGGTGTTAGATATTGCCTAG
- a CDS encoding phage neck terminator protein, whose product MNEETLGDILEELKAFTNVTKAIFADQKGEKPQYPYITFKIIAEPDDPSVGIYNYETVESENPNFDSDIEVQKIETSEPSFSINVFAKTAEEAKSVAMKTKDFFKFHGCEWLKRKNIVTVSTSTIENRDALMIIDYERRYGFDVILRYTRELKKKIETIETYSFSRIE is encoded by the coding sequence ATGAATGAGGAGACATTAGGAGATATTTTGGAGGAGTTAAAAGCATTCACAAATGTTACTAAAGCAATATTTGCGGATCAAAAAGGAGAAAAACCACAGTATCCATACATTACATTCAAAATCATCGCTGAGCCTGATGATCCTAGCGTGGGAATTTACAACTATGAAACAGTAGAAAGTGAAAATCCAAACTTTGATTCTGACATTGAAGTTCAGAAAATAGAAACTTCTGAGCCAAGCTTCTCTATAAATGTATTTGCTAAGACGGCGGAAGAAGCTAAAAGCGTTGCAATGAAAACTAAAGATTTTTTTAAGTTCCATGGGTGTGAATGGCTCAAACGAAAAAATATAGTCACAGTAAGCACATCTACTATAGAAAATAGAGATGCACTGATGATTATAGATTATGAAAGACGATATGGATTTGATGTAATTTTGAGATACACAAGAGAGTTAAAAAAGAAGATCGAAACAATTGAAACATATTCATTCAGTCGGATTGAATAG
- a CDS encoding DUF2184 domain-containing protein has translation MRGMHVRQDGMLLNQDLESIDKVAYEAKEEELTARTVVGLKTDDHEGAETISYDKMTRRGAAKIFAYGASDDIPLVDADVERHTQKVYGVVVGFTIGIQEKRAAQMANRTIDITKAIAARRAVAEKENRFFYVGSEAHQAEGLLNFTGIQTMPVALNAGETSTKWKDKTSEEIIEDIRLARKKVNALPGLTVDTLLLPPNQYEDLDKPVNAENYNMTIRKWLQEQKWFTNIIRVADLEGAGDSSTDCLAVFDSSKDVVEMALPLDITRHPEVMLANMSSQINLEERTGGAIVRFPMGICRADGI, from the coding sequence ATGCGAGGAATGCATGTAAGACAAGATGGAATGTTGCTTAACCAAGATTTAGAAAGTATCGATAAAGTCGCTTATGAAGCAAAGGAAGAAGAATTAACGGCCAGAACCGTGGTTGGTTTAAAAACTGATGACCATGAAGGTGCTGAGACAATCAGTTATGACAAAATGACTAGAAGAGGGGCTGCAAAGATATTTGCCTATGGTGCATCGGATGATATTCCATTAGTGGATGCTGACGTTGAGCGACACACACAGAAAGTATATGGAGTAGTTGTAGGCTTCACGATTGGTATTCAAGAGAAAAGAGCTGCACAAATGGCAAATAGGACTATCGACATTACAAAGGCAATAGCGGCAAGAAGAGCTGTTGCAGAGAAGGAAAACCGCTTTTTCTATGTTGGATCAGAAGCGCATCAAGCTGAAGGACTATTGAACTTCACTGGCATCCAAACGATGCCTGTAGCCCTAAACGCTGGGGAAACATCTACAAAATGGAAAGATAAAACCAGTGAAGAGATTATTGAAGATATTCGTTTAGCTAGAAAGAAAGTTAATGCGCTTCCAGGACTAACAGTGGACACCTTATTATTGCCACCTAATCAGTATGAGGACTTAGATAAACCGGTGAACGCTGAAAACTACAACATGACAATTCGCAAATGGTTACAAGAACAAAAGTGGTTTACTAATATCATTAGAGTTGCAGACCTAGAAGGTGCAGGCGATTCTTCCACAGATTGTCTTGCTGTTTTCGATAGCAGCAAGGATGTCGTAGAAATGGCATTACCTCTTGATATCACAAGACACCCAGAAGTAATGTTAGCAAATATGTCATCTCAGATTAACCTTGAAGAGCGTACTGGTGGAGCTATTGTAAGATTCCCAATGGGGATTTGCAGAGCTGACGGAATATAA
- a CDS encoding tyrosine-type recombinase/integrase — MRKEEAVVRIVGRLDLEFNGMLDQQKARQIIQEVLYDYDVNPAQRSLVVQDDMNDKILLYLASKKIDGLAMRTLEGYSRNLNRFAYYMRKNVEDVTTMDIRMYLASYAKTGVKNGTIGTETDILRGFFRWLEDEEYINKSPLRKIKSLKPEKRIRKALTNEEMEILRDGCKTYRQKALLEFFL, encoded by the coding sequence TTGAGAAAAGAAGAAGCTGTTGTTAGGATCGTAGGAAGACTAGACCTAGAATTTAATGGAATGCTAGATCAGCAAAAGGCTCGACAGATCATCCAAGAAGTGCTCTATGATTATGATGTAAATCCTGCCCAGAGGTCATTAGTTGTCCAAGATGACATGAACGACAAAATTCTACTATATCTAGCTTCTAAGAAAATTGACGGACTAGCAATGAGGACGCTTGAAGGTTATAGTAGAAATCTGAATAGGTTTGCCTATTATATGCGCAAAAACGTTGAGGATGTCACGACAATGGACATCAGGATGTATTTAGCAAGCTACGCTAAAACAGGTGTAAAAAATGGCACGATAGGGACCGAAACAGATATCTTAAGAGGATTTTTTAGATGGCTTGAAGATGAAGAATACATAAATAAAAGTCCACTTAGAAAAATCAAATCCCTTAAGCCAGAAAAAAGAATCAGGAAGGCACTCACAAATGAAGAAATGGAAATACTAAGAGACGGTTGCAAGACTTATAGACAAAAGGCTTTGTTAGAATTTTTTTTATAG
- a CDS encoding phage baseplate plug family protein, translating to MIDYISIEKNLIPYQFDIQLGGITFTSEINYNGEYDYFTIDLYKGEEVVLLGEKIVYGKPLFTTFLHLPIPPVLIVPLDLADEETRVTYENLNVKVFLYIIGDEPDAIQ from the coding sequence ATGATAGATTACATTTCAATAGAAAAAAACTTAATCCCTTATCAATTTGATATCCAGCTAGGTGGGATTACCTTCACGTCAGAAATTAATTACAATGGAGAGTATGATTATTTTACTATCGACCTTTATAAAGGAGAAGAAGTTGTTTTATTGGGAGAAAAGATAGTATATGGAAAACCTTTGTTTACAACATTTCTGCATCTACCCATACCGCCTGTACTGATAGTGCCTCTTGATTTAGCAGATGAAGAGACTAGGGTGACTTACGAGAACCTTAACGTAAAAGTATTTCTATACATTATAGGAGATGAACCTGATGCTATTCAATAG
- a CDS encoding phage structural protein: protein MVTTYDMNGVNVIVGGRFITGFADGTAITSEANEDKFSVQVGVKGEVTFSETNDPTGAIGIILKQTSPSVPYLDGLANRKGENAIVSAQIVDLTANGVNAGGNRCRVTRTSKKEFSNSESKREYRIYVADYSAR, encoded by the coding sequence ATGGTAACAACTTATGATATGAATGGTGTTAATGTAATTGTTGGCGGTAGGTTCATCACGGGTTTTGCAGATGGTACTGCAATAACATCAGAGGCAAATGAAGATAAATTTTCTGTCCAAGTTGGGGTGAAGGGAGAAGTAACCTTCTCTGAAACAAACGATCCTACGGGTGCGATTGGAATTATTTTAAAGCAAACATCTCCATCAGTGCCATATCTCGATGGCTTGGCAAACAGAAAAGGTGAAAATGCTATTGTATCAGCTCAAATTGTAGACTTAACTGCAAATGGAGTGAATGCAGGTGGGAACCGATGTAGAGTGACAAGGACAAGCAAGAAAGAATTTTCTAATTCAGAGTCAAAACGAGAATATAGGATTTACGTAGCGGATTATTCTGCAAGATAG
- a CDS encoding phage baseplate protein, with product MARVKLGEVEFSTVGNESPEFSNEITDRPVEDIGTVSDHINNKPTILAIDGYVTGIHAGQKISVLRRYFKTKELLKYVGRNIFDNMSIEIFRTDHNNRVANGFSFTMLLKEIKVAKSQTIQIPLADPVSPKPPAVAVAAVKTQTKEVTNKGTQSVRGQSADTQRYQALYDKYEAEKRSVEAAAKIQASFDRGFRSL from the coding sequence ATGGCTAGAGTAAAGCTTGGCGAAGTAGAATTTTCAACGGTAGGAAATGAAAGTCCTGAATTCAGTAATGAAATCACAGATAGACCTGTAGAGGATATTGGCACTGTATCTGATCATATCAATAATAAGCCTACAATTCTGGCCATAGATGGGTATGTTACTGGAATACATGCAGGACAAAAAATAAGCGTATTGAGAAGATATTTTAAGACCAAAGAATTATTAAAGTATGTAGGTAGAAATATTTTTGACAACATGTCTATTGAAATATTTAGAACGGATCACAATAATAGGGTCGCTAATGGGTTTAGCTTTACCATGCTATTAAAGGAGATAAAGGTTGCAAAGAGTCAAACGATACAGATACCATTAGCTGATCCTGTAAGTCCTAAACCTCCTGCTGTAGCAGTTGCAGCGGTCAAAACACAGACTAAAGAAGTAACTAACAAAGGGACACAGTCGGTCAGAGGACAATCCGCGGACACACAAAGATACCAAGCTCTGTATGATAAATATGAAGCAGAAAAAAGAAGTGTCGAAGCAGCGGCAAAAATACAAGCTAGCTTTGATAGGGGGTTTAGGTCATTATGA
- a CDS encoding phage protein has product MLFNRKVELIIGNKSYLSDNIDIDFSVPFDSDPEPNICDVSIYNLSMDSINRIGKSTEVILNAGYGEDIGAILVGTVADYEQRNIGTDLEFKMMIAPGIDRWMSKTFSKSYKEGMKASTILRDALSSFGLEIGELRLANDITYSKGKVVSGMLKNTIKNIATEAGSKLYIKNNIAFVRPPNAGTATGFLLSSKTGMVGSPEPIIIDDKKGYKVNMLLNNKMNTDSLVQIESRIVTGNFRVVKGQHLGDFITEVEVLPI; this is encoded by the coding sequence ATGCTATTCAATAGAAAAGTTGAATTGATAATAGGAAATAAATCATATTTGAGCGATAACATTGATATTGATTTCAGTGTGCCATTTGACAGTGATCCAGAACCAAATATATGTGATGTGTCAATATACAATTTGAGTATGGATAGCATTAATAGAATCGGAAAGAGTACTGAAGTAATACTGAATGCAGGGTATGGAGAGGATATAGGGGCTATATTAGTAGGAACAGTTGCTGATTATGAGCAGAGAAATATTGGTACTGACTTAGAATTCAAAATGATGATTGCACCAGGCATTGATAGGTGGATGAGTAAAACTTTTAGCAAGTCCTACAAAGAGGGAATGAAAGCATCCACAATATTAAGGGATGCTTTAAGTAGTTTTGGTCTTGAAATTGGTGAACTGAGACTTGCAAATGATATTACTTACAGTAAAGGCAAGGTAGTAAGTGGAATGCTAAAGAACACAATTAAAAATATTGCCACTGAAGCTGGGAGTAAGCTTTACATTAAAAATAACATTGCATTCGTTAGGCCTCCCAATGCTGGGACTGCCACAGGCTTCTTGCTAAGTAGCAAGACTGGTATGGTTGGTTCTCCTGAGCCTATCATTATCGATGATAAAAAAGGATACAAAGTGAATATGCTATTGAATAATAAAATGAATACAGATAGTTTGGTCCAGATTGAATCTAGAATTGTGACAGGCAACTTTAGAGTAGTGAAAGGCCAGCATCTTGGGGATTTTATTACAGAGGTGGAGGTGTTGCCGATATGA
- a CDS encoding tyrosine-type recombinase/integrase: MDWQRLQLKVIGKGNKERTVYINAKAKVHIQKYLMARLDEEEALFVTERNPVKKLGRRSIEREFDKIEKTSGIKKSIYPHLIRHTMATHLLNSGADLGTVQAILGHEDASITQIYAQISNTNVEHEYRKHMIQ, translated from the coding sequence ATAGACTGGCAAAGATTACAGTTAAAGGTTATCGGTAAGGGAAACAAAGAAAGAACGGTTTATATCAATGCTAAGGCAAAAGTACATATCCAGAAGTATCTCATGGCAAGATTAGATGAGGAAGAAGCTCTGTTTGTAACTGAAAGAAATCCAGTAAAAAAACTAGGACGAAGGAGCATAGAACGGGAATTTGACAAGATAGAAAAAACATCGGGAATCAAGAAAAGTATCTATCCTCATTTGATTAGGCACACTATGGCCACTCATTTACTTAATAGCGGGGCTGACTTAGGAACCGTACAGGCAATCCTCGGACACGAAGATGCTTCGATAACTCAAATATATGCTCAGATATCGAACACAAACGTAGAGCACGAATACAGAAAGCACATGATCCAATAG